GAGATGGAGATAGGAACAAACTTTTAAAAGGGGTGTTTTACATGTTAGTGAAGGATTTCATGATCCGGGAAGTATACGTTGCCCGTCCTGATTTTACCTTGAAGGAAATTTTGCGAACCTTGATCGAAAATAAAGTGGGCGGGGTCCCGGTCGTCGATGAACACGATAAGCTATTGGGAATGGTGACGGATGGGGATATCCTTCGTTATTTGACACCTGCAGAAGAAGCCATCAAGGGATATTTCACATATATCACAGTCATTCCAGGTGAGGAATTGGATGAAAAGGTCCGATCCAAAATGAACGATAAAGCCTCACAAATCATAAAAAATAAAAGGATCACAAAGCTGTCTCCGGAAGATCCTTTAGATGAAATGATAAAGGTGCTTTCCAAGCATCATTTCAAGAAAATCCCGGTCGTCGACAAAGATGATAAAGTCGTCGGCATCATCAGCAGGGGAGATGCACTGCGGGCCCTATATAAGGAATTCGTTCACAAGCTGGAATAGGGCAATTTGCATGAAAAGGCCTGCTCTAAATCGAGCAGGCCCAGGTGAATTATTGAGTGTCTTCCGCTTTCTTGTCTGGATCGGACTTACCTTTTGCTCGATCTTCCTTTATTTTAAAGTAGGCGTCCATTACTTGCTCTCCGATCCGTTTGTTGATATCGTCAGCTGGCTTGCCTTGATATACCCATGGCACGACGACGGAGAATGCCACTTCCGGATTATTGTTAGGTGCATACCCTGCAAGCGTCAAATTGATGGTCGGGACGGGAGCACTGTATTGACTCCTCCGCGGACCGTCGTAATAGGCTTCCGCGGTTCCCGTTTTCGCTGCAGCCCGATAGGATTTTCCGCCAAAATACTTATATGCCGTTCCGCCTGGCTCCTGGGCAACCTGCCGGAAACCTTCCTGGACACGCTGAATCCAAACATCCTTACCGCCCAATTCGTTCAGCACTTTCGGGCTCATCGATTTAAAGACGCTGCCCAACTGATTGTGTTCGTCGGAAGGATTCCGGATTTCCTTGACCATCCGCGGCTCGAGCCTTTTACCGCCATTTGCAATCGTCGATGCGTATTGTGCCAACTGCATCGGGGTATACGTATCATACTGCCCGATCGATAAATCCAGCAGCAATCCATCCGTTGACATATCGACTCCTTTAAACCCGACCGATTCATTCGGCAGGTCGATGCCAGTGCGGACACCCAATCCGAATTGGGCATAATGATTGCGCATGATCGCATAAGCTTCCCGGTTGATCCCGAGCGGCCGATTCGGTATATAATGCCCGCCGGCAATCTTGATCGCCGTCATGAACATATAGACATTCGACGATTTCTTTAACGCGGAGACATCCGTTACATACCCTAAATCACTATAAGAGCCTTTCTTTGGAGCGCCCGCTAAATCGAGTTTCCTGTCAAAAAAAGCAGACCCGGGTGAAATGGCTCCCGTCTGGTAGCCCGTGTATACCGTGGCCCCTTTAACGGATGATCCTATCGTATAGGAGGTCGTAATGTTCCCGAGGGCGAAATCGTTCATTTCGGTCAAGCCGGTTTCACTGTTGCGTCCATATTGCCGGCCCGCCATCGTGAGCACCTCGCCTGTGTTCGGGTCCATCAAGACGACGAAGGCGCGATCCAAAAGGTAGGTATTCCCCCTGGCTTTGGCCCTCCATAGTTCACTCTCGATGATTTTTTCGACCTTTTGCTGCAATTCCATATCAATTGACAGGATCAAGTCTTTTCCGCTTTGCCCTTCCGTGAGGGTATTCGTTTGGATGACTTCCCCTTTGCTCATCACATTTTCAACCCGCGTCTTTTGACCACGCAGCACATCTTCATATTGTTTTTCAATATAACTTTTACCGACCCTGTCATTCCTGGT
This genomic stretch from Peribacillus muralis harbors:
- a CDS encoding peptidoglycan D,D-transpeptidase FtsI family protein; protein product: MAKEKKKKTPIPFRLNFMFFLIFILFSSLIIRLGIVQIVYGDDYLREVDRTENDVANTPVPRGKMYDRNFNPVVDNEPRNAITYTKYPNTKTPDMVKTAEILATLIEKDTKKVTIPDKKDFWILKHPKEAEALITKSERRKVTEKKLEQKNLYKLQLERVTEENIKEFTKDELEVIAIFREFNSGYALTPSIVKNKDVSTKEFARVSEHLDEMPGVDVTTDWERTYKYDETLRSVLGKVSSSEEGIPSENIDYYLARDYTRNDRVGKSYIEKQYEDVLRGQKTRVENVMSKGEVIQTNTLTEGQSGKDLILSIDMELQQKVEKIIESELWRAKARGNTYLLDRAFVVLMDPNTGEVLTMAGRQYGRNSETGLTEMNDFALGNITTSYTIGSSVKGATVYTGYQTGAISPGSAFFDRKLDLAGAPKKGSYSDLGYVTDVSALKKSSNVYMFMTAIKIAGGHYIPNRPLGINREAYAIMRNHYAQFGLGVRTGIDLPNESVGFKGVDMSTDGLLLDLSIGQYDTYTPMQLAQYASTIANGGKRLEPRMVKEIRNPSDEHNQLGSVFKSMSPKVLNELGGKDVWIQRVQEGFRQVAQEPGGTAYKYFGGKSYRAAAKTGTAEAYYDGPRRSQYSAPVPTINLTLAGYAPNNNPEVAFSVVVPWVYQGKPADDINKRIGEQVMDAYFKIKEDRAKGKSDPDKKAEDTQ
- a CDS encoding CBS domain-containing protein, yielding MLVKDFMIREVYVARPDFTLKEILRTLIENKVGGVPVVDEHDKLLGMVTDGDILRYLTPAEEAIKGYFTYITVIPGEELDEKVRSKMNDKASQIIKNKRITKLSPEDPLDEMIKVLSKHHFKKIPVVDKDDKVVGIISRGDALRALYKEFVHKLE